One genomic region from Phragmites australis chromosome 1, lpPhrAust1.1, whole genome shotgun sequence encodes:
- the LOC133923711 gene encoding probable methyltransferase PMT23, whose amino-acid sequence MAISSALSFLSDRRRPIVVAVTLFILISSLFLVFSPAPSALPFFSSPSSHLSSSSSPIAASAPPRTAVPVPVSADASPPETPNTIASDGVSNGTAGPPRSDTTAAAGDVAADVPQPDHGTPPAAAEATGSAGNNETAAGVSGERDGERQDGDGGGVEERVEVPSWELCEVGKGVEAADYIPCLDNVKAIKALKSLRHMEHRERHCPMAPRPRCLVPLPPRYRRPVPWPRSRDMIWYNNVPHPKLVEYKKDQNWVRKSGNYFVFPGGGTQFKAGVTAYIRFIEQIMPNIQWGTHTRTVLDVGCGVASFGGYLLDRNVITMSLAPKDEHEAQIQFALERGIPAILAVIGTQKLPFPDNSFDVIHCARCRVHWYADGGKPLLELNRVLRPGGYYIWSATPVYRRDQRDTDDWNAMVTLTKSICWRTVVKSRDINKIGVVIYQKPTSDSCYLERKINEPPLCSESDGPRSPWYTPLDSCLLPAVSSSGGGNSWPISWPERLNMIHSTTSNNSSTQFPQEKIDSDTDHWKNLVSEVYLNEFAVNWSSVRNVMDMNSGFGGFAASLIHQSLWVMNVVPFDQPDTLPIIFKRGLIGVYHDWCESFNTYPRTYDLLHMSYLLGGLTNRCHIIELAAEIDRILRPGRWFVLHDTIEVIRKMDPVFRSLHYKTTIVKQQFLVATKGFWRPGSTGSQS is encoded by the exons ATGGCCATCTCCTccgccctctccttcctctccgaTCGCAGGCGCCCcatcgtcgtcgccgtcacccTTTTCATCCtgatctcctctctcttcctagTCTTCAGCCCTGCCCCGTCCGCGCTCCCGTTCttctcctccccttcctcccacctctcctcctcctcctcccccatcGCCGCCTCGGCGCCTCCCCGAACCGCAGTTCCCGTTCCCGTCTCCGCCGACGCATCTCCGCCCGAAACGCCAAACACCATCGCGTCCGACGGGGTCAGCAACGGCACCGCCGGCCCGCCTCGGTCAGACACCACTGCAGCTGCCGGTGACGTTGCGGCCGACGTGCCCCAACCAGATCACGGCACGCCCCCTGCTGCTGCCGAAGCGACTGGATCGGCAGGCAACAATGAGACCGCCGCCGGCGTCTCGGGCGAACGAGATGGGGAGCGgcaggacggcgacggcgggggtGTTGAGGAGCGGGTGGAGGTGCCGTCGTGGGAGCTGTGCGAGGTGGGGAAGGGGGTGGAGGCCGCGGACTACATCCCCTGCCTGGACAACGTGAAGGCGATCAAGGCGCTCAAGTCGCTGCGGCACATGGAGCACCGGGAGCGCCACTGCCCCATGGCGCCGAGGCCGAGGTGCCTTGTGCCGCTGCCCCCGAGGTACCGGCGTCCGGTGCCGTGGCCGCGCAGCCGTGACATG ATTTGGTATAACAATGTTCCTCACCCAAAGCTAGTGGAATACAAGAAGGATCAGAACTGGGTTAGGAAGTCTGGTAACTATTTTGTTTTCCCTGGAGGTGGAACTCAATTTAAAGCTGGTGTGACTGCATACATTCGATTCATTGAACAG ATCATGCCAAACATTCAATGGGGAACCCATACAAGAACTGTCCTGGATGTTGGATGTGGCGTTGCTAGCTTTGGTGGATACTTGCTTGACAGGAATGTCATTACCATGTCTCTTGCACCCAAAGATGAGCATGAAGCTCAGATACAGTTTGCACTAGAGCGTGGGATTCCGGCAATTTTGGCAGTGATTGGAACACAAAAGCTCCCTTTCCCCGATAATTCATTTGATGTGATCCACTGTGCAAGGTGTAGGGTCCACTGGTATGCTGACG GTGGAAAACCATTGTTGGAGCTCAATAGGGTACTAAGACCTGGAGGATATTACATCTGGTCTGCAACACCTGTCTATCGTCGAGACCAAAGAGATACAGATGACTGGAATG CGATGGTTACTCTGACCAAATCGATCTGCTGGAGGACAGTGGTGAAATCTAGGGATATTAATAAGATCGGAGTTGTTATATACCAAAAGCCGACATCAGATtcttgctaccttgagagaAAAATTAACGAACCACCTCTGTGTTCCGAGAGTGATGGACCACGTTCTCCTTG gTATACACCTCTCGATAGTTGCCTTTTACCTGCTGTTTCGAGTTCAGGTGGAGGAAACAGTTGGCCCATTTCCTGGCCTGAAAGACTTAACATGATACATTCAACTACATCTAACAACTCTTCTACTCAGTTTCCTCAAGAAAAAATTGATTCTGATACAGACCACTGGAAGAACCTTGTTTCAGAAGTATATCTCAATGAATTTGCTGTTAATTGGTCTAGTGTTCGCAATGTTATGGACATGAATTCTGGTTTTGGAGG ATTTGCAGCATCACTCATTCATCAATCTTTATGGGTTATGAATGTTGTACCTTTTGATCAACCAGATACCTTGCCCATCATTTTTAAAAGAGGTTTGATTGGGGTATATCATGACTGGTGTGAATCTTTTAATACATACCCACGGACCTACGATCTTCTTCACATGAGTTATCTTCTTGGGGGCCTCACAAATAG GTGCCATATCATTGAATTAgcagcggaaattgacagaATACTTAGACCTGGAAGATGGTTTGTGCTGCACGACACTATAGAAGTGATAAGAAAGATGGACCCAGTTTTTCGGTCCTTGCATTACAAGACTACAATTGTCAAACAGCAATTTCTTGTCGCCACTAAGGGTTTCTGGCGCCCTGGCAGTACAGGTTCTCAGTCATGA
- the LOC133890250 gene encoding protein G1-like7 isoform X1 — MDPSGPSPSSAAGLGGGGGGGAPAMAPQRPAQLSRYVSQKRRDWNTFLQYLRNHRPPLTLARCSGAHVIEFLRYLDQFGKTKVHAQGCAYYGQPAPPGPCPCPLRQAWGSLDALIGRLRAAYEESGGTPESNPFAARAVRIYLREVRDSQAKARGIPYEKKKRKRAQDAAAAEPSSSSAAAAAAPGGVSGSSRGAAAASTDQAGGSGTAPGTS; from the coding sequence ATGGATCCATCCGGGCCCAGCCCGTCGTCGGCCGCAGGgctaggaggaggaggtggcggcggcgcaccGGCCATGGCGCCGCAGCGGCCGGCGCAGCTGAGCAGGTACGTGTCGCAGAAGCGGAGGGACTGGAACACGTTCCTGCAGTACCTGCGGAACCACCGGCCGCCGCTGACGCTGGCGCGGTGCAGCGGCGCTCACGTGATCGAGTTCCTCAGGTACCTGGACCAGTTCGGCAAGACCAAGGTGCACGCCCAGGGGTGCGCGTACTACGGCCAGCCCGCCCCTCCTGGGCCATGCCCGTGCCCGCTGCGGCAGGCGTGGGGGTCACTCGACGCGCTCATCGGCCGTCTGCGCGCGGCGTACGAGGAGAGCGGCGGCACGCCCGAGTCCAACCCCTTCGCTGCGCGCGCCGTGCGGATCTACCTCCGCGAGGTGCGCGACTCCCAGGCCAAGGCGCGCGGCATCCCGTACGAGAAGAAGAAGCGCAAGCGCGCGCAGGACGCAGCGGCCGCCGAGCCTTCGAGCTCGtccgctgctgctgccgccgccccaGGCGGCGTGTCcgggagcagcagaggcgctgCAGCTGCGTCCACCGATCAAGCTGGAGGCAGTGGCACTGCACCAGGAACCTCTTGA
- the LOC133890250 gene encoding protein G1-like7 isoform X2 yields the protein MDPSGPSPSSAAGLGGGGGGGAPAMAPQRPAQLSRYLDQFGKTKVHAQGCAYYGQPAPPGPCPCPLRQAWGSLDALIGRLRAAYEESGGTPESNPFAARAVRIYLREVRDSQAKARGIPYEKKKRKRAQDAAAAEPSSSSAAAAAAPGGVSGSSRGAAAASTDQAGGSGTAPGTS from the exons ATGGATCCATCCGGGCCCAGCCCGTCGTCGGCCGCAGGgctaggaggaggaggtggcggcggcgcaccGGCCATGGCGCCGCAGCGGCCGGCGCAGCTGAGCAG GTACCTGGACCAGTTCGGCAAGACCAAGGTGCACGCCCAGGGGTGCGCGTACTACGGCCAGCCCGCCCCTCCTGGGCCATGCCCGTGCCCGCTGCGGCAGGCGTGGGGGTCACTCGACGCGCTCATCGGCCGTCTGCGCGCGGCGTACGAGGAGAGCGGCGGCACGCCCGAGTCCAACCCCTTCGCTGCGCGCGCCGTGCGGATCTACCTCCGCGAGGTGCGCGACTCCCAGGCCAAGGCGCGCGGCATCCCGTACGAGAAGAAGAAGCGCAAGCGCGCGCAGGACGCAGCGGCCGCCGAGCCTTCGAGCTCGtccgctgctgctgccgccgccccaGGCGGCGTGTCcgggagcagcagaggcgctgCAGCTGCGTCCACCGATCAAGCTGGAGGCAGTGGCACTGCACCAGGAACCTCTTGA